A single region of the Neisseriaceae bacterium genome encodes:
- a CDS encoding 1-acyl-sn-glycerol-3-phosphate acyltransferase — MILLRSILFLVYLPLTMFVYLVACILFIPFMDKTTPNRIAVYWSRTALWGLKKIVGLSFEVKGMENIPKDRVYITVANHQSGMETSAIYSFSPISVYILKQELLSIPLLGFGLYLTNQIPIKRGDPNSRKNMLKIAKEKVEDGLGISIFPEGTRIQPGKYVAYKRGAAHLAKDLKLDLLPIAHNCGEFYSKGLKKYPGKATFIIGKPIAWNAKEDPRELTELIQKTVQSAQKEIEGVGPLYNKQ; from the coding sequence ATGATTTTATTACGCTCCATATTATTTTTAGTTTATCTTCCACTGACTATGTTCGTCTATCTTGTGGCTTGTATCCTATTTATACCTTTTATGGATAAAACAACGCCAAACAGAATAGCTGTTTATTGGTCAAGAACAGCATTATGGGGTCTAAAAAAGATAGTAGGTCTTTCTTTTGAGGTAAAAGGAATGGAAAATATTCCTAAAGATCGAGTATATATTACTGTTGCCAATCATCAATCAGGAATGGAAACATCTGCTATTTATTCATTTTCTCCTATTTCTGTGTATATTTTAAAGCAAGAATTATTATCTATTCCTCTTTTGGGATTTGGTCTTTATTTGACTAATCAAATTCCTATCAAAAGAGGTGATCCTAATTCAAGAAAAAATATGCTAAAGATAGCCAAAGAAAAAGTGGAAGATGGATTAGGAATTAGTATTTTCCCAGAGGGCACCAGAATTCAACCAGGAAAATATGTTGCTTATAAACGTGGTGCGGCTCATCTAGCCAAAGATTTAAAGTTAGACCTATTACCTATTGCCCATAATTGTGGAGAGTTTTATTCTAAGGGTCTTAAAAAATATCCAGGGAAGGCAACTTTTATTATTGGTAAACCTATTGCATGGAACGCAAAAGAAGATCCACGTGAACTCACAGAACTAATTCAAAAAACTGTTCAGTCTGCTCAAAAAGAAATTGAAGGTGTTGGTCCACTGTATAATAAACAGTGA